The genomic stretch AACAAAACCTCCATTGATCAGAATGCTCAGGGATTGTAaaccatgaagaaagtgaagagTGGTGGAATGTGAAACATGTCTAACAAAATCAGCTGAATTGTGGCCTTGGAGCTGGAAACaacccctgcttttttttttttttaagattttggtttttttcctttttccccccaaagccccctggtacatagttgtatattcttcgtgtgggttcttctagttgtggcatgtgggacactgcctcagcgtggtttgatgagcagtgccatgtccgcgcccaggattcaaaccaacgaaaccctgggccgcctgcagcagagagcgcgaacttaaccacttggctacggggccagcccccaatctctgcctttaaatGGGCTCCTTCTGTGGACCTTATCAGTGATAACAGCTGTTATCTCAGGGTCTTTTTCGCACCAGGAATAGAGGCATTGGCAGAGAGGATGTTCACCTGCGTTCTCTCTCCCGCAGGTGCTTTACTGCATGAACTGTCTAACGACGGTGCTCACAAGCAGTTTGATCACTACCTCGAAGAGCTGATCCTGCCCATCATGGTGGGCTGTGCCAAGAAGGGCGAGCGCGAGTGCCATATCGTTGTGCTGACAGATGAGGATTCTGTGGACTGGGATGAAGACCACCCCCCACCCATGGGGGAGGAATATTCCCAAAGTAGGAGCCCCCTCATGGTATAGATCTTTTCAGCAAAAACATGCTGCCCAGAGGCTCGGATCTACCAACTAGATCCTAGAACCAATATGAAGATCACTGTGGAGCTGGTGGTGAGCACACTCACCTGGGTGATCAAGTCAGTCTAGTGATGCAGGTCTAACTGCCGTGCTGGGGACCTCCACTGCCACCCCTGGTGTCCAGTACTCAGTACTGAGGCAGCACATTACATGGTGGAGTCCTTCTGCCctccatttgtttcatttttaaatccttttgaattgttaataattaaaaattttaaaagtacaaaaggaTATACATTGAAAAGTCTTGTTCCCACGCCTGCCTCATCTACCtagttttcctcctgtttcttttATATCCTTCCGGATGTATTCACTGCACGTACGTAAGCAATTACATAcgtgctttttcctttcttttcaagtgAGACCATATTATACAGACTGTTCTATACCATAAAGCTTCCATGatcatttttatggctgtatagtattccattgcatgagtGTGCCATGGTTGATTTAACCAgccctgttgatggacatttaagctataaattataaatgatgcTGTCGTGAATATCCTTTTAAACAGTCTTTTCACACATGTATATCTCTATATAATAatattcctagaaatggaatttctacATCAAAAGCTTTGTGCTTTTATAATTTTGGTAGATGTTGCCGAATTATCCTCCATAATTTAGGTTGAGCCAATTTACACTCATAAACCAATGTATGACAGGTTTGTCTCCCATACCCTCACCAAACGGTGTTTTGCTAAACTTTTATCTTTGCCACTCTGATATGTAAAAAACAGCAtttgagttttaatttgcatttctcatttcATGAATGAAACTgaaccttttaatttttaagagccattttaatttccttttctgttaacTGTATTCATGTCTTTTGTCTGTTAGAAAATTGTATTGttagtcttttaaaaactttgtgaTTTGTGAAAGCTATTTGTTACCCCTCTCTGTTTATCAAGGAAATTAGCCCTTTGTAATAtgagtttgcaaatatttttcccagttgatTATTTGCCATTTTTAGCTTTGTTAATGGTGGTTTTGGCTAAGTAGAGACATATTTTTATGTAGCCGAGggtgtcagtttttcttttatggcttctaGGTTTTATGTCATACCCAGAAAGGCCTTCCCCACCTTGAGACTGTAAGTTTTTCATATGGTGTTTGCTTGTGGTTATTACTTAACATTTAGTCTGTGATCCATCTGGACTGTTTTGGCATCAGAGTCAGATGTACCTTTCATTTTGGTAGCTGTCTCCTCCATCTTGTGGAGATCTTGCTCTGACTAATACCagactttttttctagttctttacaGCTCTAAGCTCTACAGATTCTTCAAGTACATTGAGAATCGGGATGTCGCCAAAACAGTGTTAAAGGAGCGGGGCCTGAAAAACATTCGCATTGGAATTGAAGGTAAAACATATCCCAGTCAGTCTTCAGCTTGCACGGCTTTATGGAGTAGGTTGGATCTATGACCACAGCTTATGGCCTTCAAACTCAGCTTCCAGGAGACCTAGAGAACAGGCACACATGGAAACGACCTTCCTACCCAAGTTTGAAGGattcctatttttttttgtttgaccttacatttccttttcattttatttctggttgAAAATGCTTTAAAGCAGCTGTAGGAATAAGTTCCAGTTTACTGCCTCAGGATGAAGAGCACTGAGGGCTAAGGACATTGGTGGGTAAATGTGGCACGGCTCATGGAGCCACTAAGTGGGAGGGCCATGCCACCAACAATCTTGGTGAAGATCTTCCTGGGATCTGCAAGGGCCCTTCTGAAAACTATAGCTTGGAGACTCCGAATTTAAGTTTATTCCACTATATACCTTTGAGGAATATCTGGATGTATGGACAGAACCTTAAACTATCTTGAGCAATGGCTTCCAACCTGTGGTCTCCACGGAAGGGTCTTGGAAACTGATTCTTGGAGAGTGCTGAAGCCATCCTGGTCTCCCCTCCATGGGTCTTTGACTTTTGTGTTTTGCTATTCTTGCTGTCTCAGTCTTGCCCATGAAACCCATCTAACTTAGGTTGGAATTTAAAGTTGGAAGAGATTTTTGAGATCATCCATTAAACCTCTTTCTACTGTGTCCCTCCCTTGTGTCTTTGGAAACCCCACAGACAGGGTGATAGGGATCACTCCATTTCCCAGAGCAGCCCATCAGACTCTTCTACCATGAGAACATTCGTCATGAATCTAGTAGATAACTGCCtccctcttctgtcttccttctggCTCTAGCTGTGAAGTTACTCTGAATAAGATTTCTCCCATTTCCATGTGACAGCCTTTCTGATGTTTTAGGCAgcatctctgtttttttctttaggataaacCAGTCCACATTTCCTTAACTACTTCTCATACAGTATGCCCTCTGAGCAGTGGATCTAGAGGACTGGAGTAGCTCTGCGCCAGCAGGATTTGTGTTCCCGTATTGTGGCCAGCGTCTAAAGGCTTCTGAAATTAATAAGCCTTTCTCTCCCCCTTCCATTAGAAGGGATAGAATTTCTGTTCCTTCCCTTCTAGGGACAAGAACCTGAGCAGGAGGGAAGCGAGCGTGTAGGTGGTTGGGGTGGGAGGGCATGGTCAGAGCCTGGACACTTTCCCAGTAGGTTTCACACATAGTCTTTGGATTTGGGAGGAAATTGATGTGGTTAGGAAGGAGAAAGTATGGAAGCCAGAGTGAGCAATTTGCTGGAGTCCTGAGAATGGCCTTTTTCCTGTTTCAGGTTACCCTAcctgtaaagaaaaaattaagagaagacCTGGTGGCCGATCTGAAGTAATCTATAATTATGTACAGCGCCCCTTTATCCAGATGTCgtgggaaaaggaagaaggaaagagtcGCCATGTGGATTTCCAGTGTGTTCGAAGCAAATCCCTCACTAATCTGGTAGCTGCTGGAGAAGACGTCTTAGAGGACCAGGAGGTACTAATGTACCACCCACCCCAAGTGGATGAACTTGACCGGCTAAATGCCCCACTTTCTCAGATGGCCTCTAATGACTTTCAGGATTAGGGCCAGTTGTGGGTTCACCCCTCTTCAGAGGTTTTCTGTCTGGGAGGCCCACAGCCAGTGCTCCCCGTGGTTTGTCTCACCCTGAGTAGGAGACATGCTTCTccctcatcctttctctttctccataatCAAAGTGTGTCCTTTTCAGTCAGTCTGTGCCTCTGGCAGGGGATGAAAGCACTCACTGGTAATTAAGCTACCAGCTTTACAGCAGCCTTGGTAACTTGAAAAATTTGGGTCTGGTGCTGTTCACTGAGTCTTTGCATTACtgcaaaagcaggaaaagaagtcAGGACTCCTCTTGCCTCATGCTCAGCAAAGCAATCCTCATCCTTGACACTTTGTTcctggctttgttttgttttgttttgtaccaGGCAAATTACTGAGCAAAGGGACCAAACTTAAAAGACAATCTCTGTCTTCTGCAAACAGGCACTAATGGGATGCTCATTAGAGGTTAATGAAGATGCCATTCCTGGTGGCCCGTGTGCCCAGATTGCACCTGGGAAGAACTGGGCCCTCATTCAAAATGTGCAAAAGGAACTTTGTAAGAGCTTCAGttcagttctgtttttcattAATTCAGTGAACAATCCAACCACACAGAGAGATTCTCTGACAGGAGGGACAGTGGCATAACAATGTTTAGGAAACCTTTTTAGCTTCAAGGTTTTTGAGCCTAAACAAATTGATTATTCATTTGGAATGAAACTTAGAACTGAAGTAGAACTCTCTAAATCAGGCCACTTTGATTATCCTGGCTCGGAATCTAGTATGAAGCCACAGGTCTTCACCCTAGGGCAGCACGTTGCTGTGGGTATCGCTGGGAGACGACAGATACAGCTTAAAGGCATTCCAGATGTGGGCAGAAGTTTCTCACAAGTGCTCAGTTTCTCAGTAGACTTGTAATAAGAgctccagggaggagggggcatttGGGGTGAAGCTGGGTGGGGAAACATCAC from Equus przewalskii isolate Varuska chromosome 19, EquPr2, whole genome shotgun sequence encodes the following:
- the KCTD20 gene encoding BTB/POZ domain-containing protein KCTD20 isoform X2, whose translation is MNIHCGSESDRFLRPEASCLMDETSAAAQEKETNNLTSSGLQTLAYPLGPRNDERFGNSTVGFGSNVHSQAPEKVTLLVDGTRFVVNPQIFTAHPDTMLGRMFGPGREYNFTRPNEKGEYEIAEGISAAVFRTVLDYYKTGIINCPDGISIPDLRDTCDYLCINFDFNTIRCQDLSALLHELSNDGAHKQFDHYLEELILPIMVGCAKKGERECHIVVLTDEDSVDWDEDHPPPMGEEYSQILYSSKLYRFFKYIENRDVAKTVLKERGLKNIRIGIEGYPTCKEKIKRRPGGRSEVIYNYVQRPFIQMSWEKEEGKSRHVDFQCVRSKSLTNLVAAGEDVLEDQEVLMYHPPQVDELDRLNAPLSQMASNDFQD
- the KCTD20 gene encoding BTB/POZ domain-containing protein KCTD20 isoform X3: MVTELNHDLSLDPASQPANLQFPHVMPLPEDIKGSCFQSGNKRNHDPFLAPERFGNSTVGFGSNVHSQAPEKVTLLVDGTRFVVNPQIFTAHPDTMLGRMFGPGREYNFTRPNEKGEYEIAEGISAAVFRTVLDYYKTGIINCPDGISIPDLRDTCDYLCINFDFNTIRCQDLSALLHELSNDGAHKQFDHYLEELILPIMVGCAKKGERECHIVVLTDEDSVDWDEDHPPPMGEEYSQILYSSKLYRFFKYIENRDVAKTVLKERGLKNIRIGIEGYPTCKEKIKRRPGGRSEVIYNYVQRPFIQMSWEKEEGKSRHVDFQCVRSKSLTNLVAAGEDVLEDQEVLMYHPPQVDELDRLNAPLSQMASNDFQD
- the KCTD20 gene encoding BTB/POZ domain-containing protein KCTD20 isoform X4, which gives rise to MFGPGREYNFTRPNEKGEYEIAEGISAAVFRTVLDYYKTGIINCPDGISIPDLRDTCDYLCINFDFNTIRCQDLSALLHELSNDGAHKQFDHYLEELILPIMVGCAKKGERECHIVVLTDEDSVDWDEDHPPPMGEEYSQILYSSKLYRFFKYIENRDVAKTVLKERGLKNIRIGIEGYPTCKEKIKRRPGGRSEVIYNYVQRPFIQMSWEKEEGKSRHVDFQCVRSKSLTNLVAAGEDVLEDQEVLMYHPPQVDELDRLNAPLSQMASNDFQD